TCAGTGAGCTCAGTGACCGACCCTGGCACACCCCTTGCCTCCCGCTGGCTGAGCAACAAACCAGGAAAGCTGCTGAAATCGCCGACTCCTTAAATAACCACTTATACAGCAGTTTtagggaaacagaaaaaagtggACAAAGCACGGTAAAGGAGAGGAGGCCGCGATCAGGCCGAAGGAGGGAGCGGACGCTGGGAAGGCGCAAAGGCAGGAACGGAGGTTCCGCGCTGTCCCCGCCATGCTCCAACACGCGCGGGCACCCGTGCAAGGACCGCCGAGCGGCCGGAgacagggatgggaaaagggatggaaaaagggaaagatggagaaagaggAGCTGGGGAGAAAGGGCAGAAGGAGGGCAAGGGGGAACAGCCCACGCCAGCAGCCCCGGCCCTCACCGCCGCCatggccccgccgccgctccgcggCTGCGCTCTCCCCGCCCCGCGCGCGGGCCGCCGGGAGGGGCGGCCCCGCGGTGCAGCCATGGCGGCGCCGCCCTCAGCGCTCTGCCTGTTCGACGTGGATGGCACCCTCACGGCGCCGCGCCAGGCGAGTGCGGGACGGGGCTGCGGgcccgcggggagcggggcggaTGGCACAGCGCGGGGCCCGGCTGTGCCGTGTGCCGCGGGCTCTGTGGGCGCACTTCATTCATTTAACGCTGCTGAAGGACCCGCACGGGCTGCTTGTTCCGGAATGGAGGCGCTGGCCTCTGGCAAATCTGACGGCTCTGTTTTGGACTGCAGAGAATCTCGGCGGAGATGGCGGCGTTCATGCAGCGGCTGCGGCAGAAGATGAAGGTGGGGGTGGTGGGCGGCTCGGACCTGGCCAAGATCCGCGAGCAGCTGGGCGAGGACGGTAAGGGCGATCCGCGCTGGGGCCATCCCCCTGAGGCCATCCCCTGAGGCGATCCCCCTGAGGCCATCCCCTGAGGCGATCCCGCTGGGGCCATCCGCGCTCCGGGCCCCGGGCAGCCGCCAAGGGCAGGTGGAGGTTGAACCCCGTCCATCCCCTTCTTCCCTTGCTTGTAATTGTCTTCCTGGGGGTGCTGTGTTGCACTcaggctgtggggagctgctccCCGGCGTTTGGAAATCGCAGCCTGTTTGCACTCTGCAGGTATCTCGATGTTAAATTAAGAGGTTGCTGCTAATGGTGAAATCCTGCCTtggtggcagagccctgggagggCTTTGTCACAGTGCTGTGTACAGTGCAGTCCTGTGTGTGACATACACGTGtgggctgctcagctgctgagcCACATCCCTGAGGACCTGGATTTGTTCACTGTGGGGTTCACTATGGATTCTTGTCTTACTCCTTTATTCCTAATGGTCTTCACTTAACTGATGCCACTGACAGCCTCCTGTAGTGCCCAGACAGCTCAGTTTGTTTGCCTTCCAAGTGCTCTCCAGTAAACCATATCATCTTGTGTGGTGCTGAGACAGCTCCCAGACATCTGCTGAGCATTAGTGACACTGAGGAAACAAACCTAAAAGGGCAATATTTGACTTGCTCTCAAGCCAGGCCATGTGCCAGTTGTTTGGTCATTCCTTTACATTTAATGCAAAGAGTTACATGCCTCTAAGTAAAACCACAGGTAAGTCAAACAATTGACTTCACATGATTTGAGGTGTGTGTTAATCATAGTGAGAAATGAGACAAGCTTTCATCTTGCTCTTGATGCTATGCTGCTGAAATTCTCATGCTTTAGGAGCTAAtgtttgctgtattttaagCTATTTAACATTTAAGACAATTCTGCACTAAGCATTGATGGAAAATGATGAGTTACTgtcttttttgcttgtttgcagTGATTGAAAAATATGACTATGTGTTCTCAGAAAATGGCCTGGTAGCATACAAAGATGGGAAATTCCTGAGCAAGCAGGTAAGTGTGAAATTTCCAAtagtgagaaaaagaaatcttctaaacaatattttgatttatttgtaCAGTGTAGTCCTTTGTAATCACCCTTTCAAAGACCAaagttgctgctgctttcatttgTTAGTCCTGTTAATGGATCATTCATTTGGCATGTAATGTTTAACATAAATAATGGAGAGTAAACATTTAAGAGATCCTGGCTGAATTTGCTGCCTTGACCAGTGGTTCCAGTTTACTGCAGGAACGAGCTCCATTTCTTCGTGTTTGGCTATAGCAGACATTAAATGGAGCTTTTTgtttggggctgctgccagtggCACAGTTTCCTTCTGAAGCAGGTACAACTGGGATTCATATTAAAGGACAGTTTGGTGTTATAAagtgaacaaaaagaaaaaagagagccTTTAGCTAGTACCATGTGAGCATCAGCTGATGTTACTGATTGAAGGCATGTTTGTTTCTCTGTGCTATTAACCATGCCTGATTACCCAATGTCTGTGTTTTCCATGTGACTTGCTTTTAGAATCTCAAATTCTGGACCCTTGGTTGAatggtgtttgttttgttagaGCATTCAGGGCCACCTGGGCGAGGACATCCTTCAAGATGTCATCAACTACTGCCTGAGTTACATTGCAAAGATCAAACTGCCAAAGAAGAGGTATGTGCCCACAGACATCTCAGTGTGGCCCTGTTCTCCATGGGGGATGTAAAGCTCAGCTCAGGGTGCTCAGCAAAAAAAATGAGTAATTTCTGCTTGGGGagcagcactgtgtgtgtgAAACAGAGCTCAGTCCATGCATACAAAGACaagtccccagctggagcacagggattGAAATACTGATCAGCACTTTGTGTCAGAGGGAAGGAGATTCAGGTTTGAAGTAGCAGAGTTCCCTTGCCAGGTTTGGAATTCAGAGATGAGaagtgcagccagagcagctctgtgtgaggTGTGAGATGCAGCTGTGCAGACACTGCAAGGTGCCCTGTGAGGCAGGGCACTGCTCACATTGCTGGGAACTCTGCAGCTTCACCCCACACTGACAGCCTGGCCTGTCAGGCCCTGAGCTTGATGGGATGCTCCAGTCACACTTGTTAAACCAAAAGGTGCTTTCAAAAGCCAGtaaggatgatgatgatgaggttGCCAGATTCCAAGTCCAAAAGACTTACTGGTGCCAGAGGTACCTGCATGTAGTGAGACAGGTGATTCCCACTGCCTGTAgaattaaatggaaatttaCTGTGATATTTAGTGTTTTGAGCAGTTTTCTCATCCATTTTCTGTCTTGTGATCAATTCCCTTGCAGAGGCACTTTCATTGAGTTCAGAAATGGGATGTTAAATGTGTCCCCCATTGGaagaagctgcagccaggaggaaCGACTTGAGTTCTATGAACTTGATAAAGTGAGTTACAACTCCTGAAAAAtacccagctctcctggaggagGCAGTTATGGCCAggttatgattttttaaaaactttcatcGTTTGTGcaattgtttgtttttcattttaatcctTTCCATGTGGTTTAACTAATCTGTTCATTCAGACCTAAAGCAATAGAcaatgggttttttgttggaatAGCAAGGATTACTTGCAGAAGGGTGGGTTTGGCTCATGTTTTTAATCCAATATCCAGAGTACTGAACATCCTACTTCTATACATGGGGTTTCTAAAAAACCCTGTCCTAGGTAAAATCATACTTTATGTTGTGCTCTATAGTGTAACCAGCCTGGGTCCATTCAAATCAATAAAACCATTCTTTTTTAGAGGTGTTTTTGGGTTATCTTTTCATTGGTAAATCAACACAGTTACAGCATGTAactgttgtttggttttgttttcttttttccttaacagAAGGAGCATATAAGAGAGAAATTTGTAGCTGATCTACAAAGAGAATTTGCAGGCAAAGGCCTCACATTTTCAATAGGTAATACTTTAAAAGAATGTCATTTAAAACatcaattaatttaaatttcatttaagtCATACTCTCTTATGGCTGTGACATCCCATCTCATTTGTGTGACAGGTCTCTCTGGGGGTGGTTGCAGGCAAGACTGAGCCTCTTTTTCCTCTCAGCCTTTTATTGGGATATTTTAATTGAAATCCATCAACAAAGAGAACTTCATTTCTTGTCATCAGTTCATTGTCCTTTAATGTCAGTTGTGTGACTGATTCTGCTCATTTTGGAGCATATTAGATGCTTCAGATTAGTCAGAGTTGTTTCTGTGAATCAGTTTTGATCAGAGCTACTCCCTCAGTGCTGTTCCAGTTGCCCTTGGTTCTTCAGCTGTACCTGCACTGtgtgggaggaaggaaagaatcCAAAAGCAAGTGCaaacttaaggaaaaaaatataataaggGGGAATTAATTTTtgatgcatttttcattttacccTCTCTCCTAACATATtcccacactcctgccttttattgtttttcagAACTGCAAAGTATGGTTGGCATTAGTGCTGAAGCACTAAGGCAAAAGGGAACTGCAGTTCAGTGTCTCCTTTATGTTGTAAATACCTTTTGGACACCTGCTTCAGCTGGGAATCATGCTCTTGGGTATTGGTGAAGGCCAAGGGCTCAGAATTGGAACAGCTGCTGAAAAGGCtgatttcttccctttcctacTCTGAAAGCCTTAGAAAGTCTTTTGCCTGTGATTTTATGGCTGTACATACATCAGTAGCTGTGTTCATGTGTCCTTTCTTTCTGAAAGTAAAGAGATTAAATGTAATTCTTCTAAAAGGTTCATTTGGATAGCAGTGAGTATTTGGGAACGTGCTCAGACTTTGTTGAATGGATAAATAATCTCTGAATCACAGCTCTAATAACTGATATCCTATAAAACACTTTCTGTACTTGCAGGACTTAACTCCAGAGTCTCACAACATTTCTGTGTCTTCTGCAAAGCTCCCTCTGCCTAAAATCTTACccggtttggggttttttcccttcttctccccTCAGCAATACATTGTTAAAACGTAACAAGTCTTGGTTCCTCTCTCTCCTAGGAGGGCAGATCAGCATTGATGTGTTCCCAGATGGCTGGGATAAAAGGTACTGCTTAGGAATTGTTGCCAAGGATGGATACAAGACTATTTATTTCTTCGGAGACAAGACCATGCCAGTGAGTACATTAGTTTGATACACTAATTTGAGAGCTGCTGTAATTAAACCTCAAGGAGTGCAGGTTCTAACCTTACAACCTTAATCCTGACAAGAGCTGAAGTCAGGGCATAAACTTGTGTCCATGTTTACCTGGCTGCAGATGAGTTTTCCTTGTCTCCTGAATTGAACACAGGGTTCTTGCCTTAACAGAGGTTGTTTGAAAATTGAACTTGTATAATTCTGCTAAATGCCTAGGTGACATGACTGTGTGAAGCTGATTGTCCTGCCTGCTCAGTGTAGATTGATTTTTGTTGGCTGGTGTTTATTACACATATTTATTTCCTGTCTTATTTAACACTGTGCCTTTGCTCACTACTCTGTCTGGCTCCACCCTGGGGAAGTGAGCAGAGTCCCTTGTCTCTCACCATGGAGCAGAGTTCTGCAGGGCACTTCagaggcttttaaaaatcagacaCCTGATCAGAGACCTGACAAGAGCTTGTGAGGGCACTGGCAAGCACAAGGACTTGCTTGAAATTAAAGCTATCTGAATATGGCCAAAGAACAGTGGCAGGCTAAGTTTTATAAGAAAAGGCTTGTTTTGATAAGAACTCACAGTTACAAAACTCTTAAATTACACAGGACTTtataaatttcagaaaataacattttataaGAGAAAGACAAGCTTGAAATtgaagtttttttccccccctgacATCAGCTGCAAAAGTAATCACCTGTCCCTCTGGCACAGAGCTCACAGACAGTTCATTTCAGACCCTCTGAGTGGCAGTGCAGCATTTCCAGAGCGTTGAAGTACTGACAGCTGATGCTGACCTGTGGAAGCAGTGTGGCAAACAGAAATTTGGGAATGAAGCtagggatggattttggggctctgTGCTCATCCAGGGCAG
This genomic window from Molothrus aeneus isolate 106 chromosome 16, BPBGC_Maene_1.0, whole genome shotgun sequence contains:
- the PMM2 gene encoding phosphomannomutase 2, which encodes MAAPPSALCLFDVDGTLTAPRQRISAEMAAFMQRLRQKMKVGVVGGSDLAKIREQLGEDVIEKYDYVFSENGLVAYKDGKFLSKQSIQGHLGEDILQDVINYCLSYIAKIKLPKKRGTFIEFRNGMLNVSPIGRSCSQEERLEFYELDKKEHIREKFVADLQREFAGKGLTFSIGGQISIDVFPDGWDKRYCLGIVAKDGYKTIYFFGDKTMPGGNDYEIFTDSRTEGHSVTSPEDTRRICEELFFK